One region of Armigeres subalbatus isolate Guangzhou_Male chromosome 3, GZ_Asu_2, whole genome shotgun sequence genomic DNA includes:
- the LOC134228115 gene encoding constitutive coactivator of PPAR-gamma-like protein 1 homolog, translating to MGIAGLDSYTRENVPNGYLQIDMEVEIRKHLEAVAETSPSPTPIIVIDLISLYTPLSKYNEMGLPFGGRFNLADSVVEEFIEKLKLLGVDLVFFCKSPMQQEKSTDWCKVQDNWYSLNLIMFDVVDRGIELDDFLRLHSNMLNFRYPLTNVARRHGLLKIATTRDCNKELATYASESGALAIISNDSDFLVFEGPWRYWSSQVLELSTLKTMEYNRPALLRHLKLTSEQMPLFATLCGNKIMPAQIGWKLQKELGCCRISVSNIAKFVHEFNGPLKNIDIIILQKILNATKLDEGFLKLFQRSLIFYNLAINPIIVKPMGDPVLEILSKKDSPFYYHIWQGIPLDVAIGIVDLRNPGFNYKQLLTTLILRMAGVILFHKKPQRPTKCPIIIKFNHASRHQEYMLPIQYPSDVKPPTFIKLLSEKPSVSKRIQNEKFQLLAWIASDNLQPDDLLRVPELLRLTVYTLYYLVEQTVLELFEADLLLQVAYDVIFKTYDLHSVEYPTTIKGRPYRVVFLFQKVYAFTSKAFRLLGGHGDDYLLNNLPFDGVLFHSRYDEWSRGQYNMDKIRNFRIYEELNASAPSEEPGWHTVKTRKRRNL from the exons ATGGGTATAGCTGGCCTCGACTCTTATACACGGGAAAATGTCCCAAACGGATACTTACAGATTGACATGGAGGTTGAAATACG GAAACATTTGGAAGCAGTAGCGGAAACAAGTCCATCACCTACGCCAATTATTGTCATCGACCTGATCTCACTGTACACACCGCTGAGCAAATACAATGAAATGGGTCTTCCATTTGGAGGAAGATTCAATTTGGCAGATTCTGTGGTGGAAGAATTCATTGAAAAGCTAAAATTACTTGGCGTCGATTTGGTGTTCTTCTGTAAAAGCCCAATGCAGCAGGAAAAGAGCACGGATTGGTGCAAAGTTCAAGATAATTGGTACTCGCTAAATTTGATCATGTTTGATGTGGTGGATAGAGGAATTGAGCTGGATGATTTCCTACGTCTGCATTCAAATATGCTCAATTTTCGATACCCTCTGACGAATGTCGCTAGAAGGCATGGTCTATTAAAAATAGCTACAACTCGGGACTGTAATAAAGAGCTGGCAACATACGCATCCGAATCCGGCGCTCTGGCTATCATCTCCAACGATTCAGATTTTCTTGTCTTTGAGGGCCCCTGGCGGTATTGGTCATCCCAAGTGTTGGAGTTGTCTACGTTGAAAACCATGGAATACAATCGACCAGCTTTGCTACGCCATTTGAAGCTCACATCTGAACAAATGCCACTGTTCGCCACACTCTGTGGTAATAAGATTATGCCAGCGCAGATCGGTTGGAAGCTACAAAAGGAACTTGGGTGTTGCAGAATAAGTGTGTCCAACATAGCTAAATTTGTACATGAATTCAATGGTCCTttaaaaaatatcgatataattattctgcagaaaatttTGAATGCTACCAAATTAGATGAGGGCTTTTTAAAACTTTTCCAACGAAGCTTGATTTTCTATAATTTG gCCATCAATCCAATAATTGTTAAACCCATGGGGGATCCAGTTTTGGAAATTCTCTCAAAAAAGGATTCTCCATTCTACTACCATATCTGgcaaggaattcctctagacGTAGCTATTGGTATTGTGGATTTACGAAACCCAGGATTCAATTACAAGCAACTGTTGACAACACTTATTCTCCGAATGGCTGGCGTCATTCTTTTCCACAAGAAGCCCCAGCGACCAACGAAATGTCCGATCATCATCAAATTTAATCACGCGAGTCGCCATCAAGAATATATGCTTCCAATACAGTACCCATCAGATGTGAAACCACCAACATTTATAAAACTGTTGTCCGAGAAACCTTCAGTAAGCAAAcgaatccagaatgaaaaatTTCAACTTTTAGCGTGGATCGCCTCCGACAACCTTCAGCCTGATGATCTGCTGCGGGTTCCAGAACTACTGCGTCTAACGGTGTACACATTGTACTACCTGGTGGAGCAAACCGTTCTTGAACTATTCGAGGCCGACCTACTCCTGCAGGTAGCCTACGATGTGATTTTCAAAACGTATGATCTTCACTCGGTCGAATATCCAACGACGATCAAGGGACGCCCTTACCGGGTGGTTTTCTTGTTTCAAAAGGTATACGCTTTCACGTCGAAAGCATTCCGGCTGCTTGGTGGGCACGGCGATGATTATCTGCTGAACAATCTCCCGTTCGATGGCGTTTTGTTTCACAGCCGGTACGATGAATGGAGCCGTGGTCAATATAACATGGATAAGATAAGGAACTTTAGAATCTATGAGGAGTTGAATGCTTCAGCTCCAAGCGAAGAGCCTGGTTGGCATACGGTGAAGACGCGCAAGCGCAgaaatttgtga